The following are encoded together in the Candidatus Omnitrophota bacterium genome:
- a CDS encoding small multi-drug export protein, producing the protein MSEELLVLLTAAAPISELRGAIPLGIIKFGLPIYKTLFISLIGNMLPVIPILILVQPFAEMLRKFAFFKRFFDWFFERTKRKAELVQRYEALGLILFVAIPLPVTGAWTGAVAATLFKIRFRYALIAIFAGVLIACVIVTTLTIGSYNFFIK; encoded by the coding sequence ATGAGTGAAGAGCTATTAGTCTTATTAACTGCAGCAGCGCCTATATCTGAATTAAGAGGCGCTATTCCCTTGGGAATTATCAAATTCGGCCTGCCAATATATAAGACGTTATTTATTTCTCTTATCGGCAACATGCTTCCTGTTATTCCCATACTTATTCTTGTTCAGCCTTTTGCAGAGATGTTGAGAAAATTTGCCTTTTTCAAAAGATTCTTTGATTGGTTCTTCGAACGCACAAAAAGAAAGGCAGAGTTGGTTCAAAGGTATGAAGCCTTAGGCCTAATTCTTTTTGTGGCAATACCGCTTCCGGTTACAGGTGCCTGGACAGGCGCAGTTGCAGCTACTTTATTCAAGATTCGATTTCGCTATGCCTTGATAGCAATATTTGCTGGTGTGCTTATAGCCTGCGTTATAGTAACTACCTTAACCATAGGTAGCTATAATTTCTTCATAAAATAG
- a CDS encoding protein-L-isoaspartate(D-aspartate) O-methyltransferase — protein MDFALLKERMLNEQLIRRGIEDVRVLEAFRKINRHEFVPAILKKQSYADWPLAIGEGQTISQPYIVAYMIETLNLKGGERVLEIGTGSGYQTALLSNLAKEVYSIERSRVLAKRAQEALQRLEIANNKVIVGDGTKGLAEFSPFDAIIVSAAAPQIPAPLTRQLAQEGRMIIPIGERFSQVLIRLTKIKDNIKEERLVSCVFVPLVGEFGWGEKVNHE, from the coding sequence ATGGATTTCGCTCTTTTAAAAGAAAGGATGTTAAATGAGCAGCTAATCCGCCGCGGAATAGAAGATGTACGTGTATTAGAAGCATTCCGAAAGATAAATAGACATGAATTCGTTCCAGCGATTTTAAAAAAACAAAGCTATGCTGACTGGCCGCTTGCGATAGGAGAAGGACAAACAATATCTCAACCCTATATTGTTGCCTACATGATTGAAACATTAAACTTAAAAGGGGGAGAGAGAGTACTTGAAATCGGCACAGGTTCAGGTTATCAGACAGCACTCCTTAGTAATCTAGCCAAAGAAGTTTACTCAATTGAAAGATCACGGGTCTTAGCAAAAAGAGCACAAGAAGCTCTCCAAAGATTAGAGATTGCCAATAACAAGGTAATCGTTGGTGATGGCACTAAAGGATTAGCTGAATTTTCTCCTTTCGATGCTATTATTGTAAGCGCAGCCGCACCCCAGATACCAGCTCCGCTTACTAGGCAGCTAGCTCAAGAAGGAAGGATGATTATACCCATAGGAGAAAGATTTAGCCAGGTACTCATACGATTAACAAAAATTAAGGATAACATCAAAGAGGAAAGGTTAGTTTCTTGTGTGTTCGTTCCACTCGTTGGTGAATTTGGTTGGGGAGAGAAGGTAAATCATGAGTGA
- a CDS encoding glycosyltransferase, with product MPKKALLLYISEVSGHHQATLAIESALKRLDQNIEVLNLNAFNYTTPISEKIINQLYIKVIKRTPKIWKYLYDNPSVIENTRQIKKTIHKLNSPKLKILIDRFKPTCIVCTQAYPCGMIADCKRTFGLNIPLIGVLTDYAPHSFWIYDEVDYYIVPAEEVKQAFVQKGVEAKKVINFGIPIDPKFVQSKNKELIAHKLGLNPSGPIIMIMGGSQGIGPIKKIVNDLEAFPFELQILVICGVNKTLLKWLKRKSKKGKKKLIALEYVETIDELMEIASLIITKPGGLTTAEALAKGLPLLIVNPIPGQEVANANFLTKKGAGITIEKMKDFSKSATELLIDQKRLNDMSFQARQISKPKAAIDIASLIIKLCSNTSFTD from the coding sequence ATGCCAAAGAAGGCGTTACTACTTTATATATCTGAGGTTTCCGGCCACCATCAGGCAACATTGGCTATTGAGAGTGCCTTAAAACGGCTTGATCAAAATATAGAGGTCTTGAATCTAAACGCCTTCAATTATACCACTCCAATCTCAGAAAAAATCATCAATCAACTTTACATCAAAGTAATTAAAAGAACACCTAAGATATGGAAGTATCTTTATGATAATCCCAGCGTAATAGAAAACACTCGGCAAATTAAAAAGACCATCCACAAACTAAATTCCCCGAAGTTAAAAATACTCATAGATAGATTCAAGCCCACTTGTATTGTATGTACACAGGCCTATCCTTGTGGAATGATTGCTGACTGTAAAAGGACGTTTGGTCTGAATATACCCTTAATCGGTGTCTTAACCGATTATGCACCGCATTCCTTTTGGATTTACGATGAAGTTGATTATTATATCGTCCCGGCAGAAGAAGTAAAGCAGGCATTCGTACAAAAGGGTGTTGAGGCAAAGAAAGTTATCAACTTCGGTATCCCAATTGACCCCAAGTTTGTCCAGAGCAAAAATAAAGAACTTATTGCACACAAACTCGGCTTAAACCCTTCAGGGCCCATTATAATGATAATGGGGGGTAGCCAGGGAATAGGGCCCATTAAAAAAATAGTGAACGACTTAGAGGCATTTCCGTTTGAGTTACAAATTTTAGTTATCTGCGGCGTAAATAAAACTCTTCTTAAATGGCTAAAGCGTAAATCAAAAAAGGGCAAGAAAAAACTAATTGCCTTAGAATATGTGGAGACAATTGATGAATTGATGGAAATCGCAAGTTTAATTATTACCAAACCTGGCGGACTTACAACAGCAGAAGCCTTAGCCAAAGGACTTCCGCTTCTAATCGTCAATCCTATCCCCGGCCAAGAAGTTGCTAATGCGAATTTTCTGACAAAGAAAGGTGCCGGAATAACAATTGAGAAAATGAAAGACTTCTCAAAGTCAGCTACAGAGCTGTTAATCGACCAAAAAAGATTAAACGACATGTCCTTTCAGGCGCGCCAAATCAGCAAACCCAAGGCTGCCATTGACATTGCTTCATTAATTATAAAACTATGTTCCAATACTTCATTTACAGACTAG
- a CDS encoding glycosyltransferase family 2 protein: protein MNICAVIPSYNAKRTIKPIISALKKINIKVIVVDDGSTDKTEEIAKEEGAIVLRHRKNEGKGAALRNGFNYVISNTDCDAIITLDSDGQHDPESIPSFITLAYSDEKIGVVVGNRMNHAKNMPRIRILTNKFMSWAISKLCRQEIPDSQCGFRLVKCHVLKNIKLMTSNFEVESETLIRASRLGYKIASMPIESIYSRKIISKINPIIDTCRFFIFIAKEIWISLF from the coding sequence ATGAATATCTGTGCCGTAATTCCATCTTATAATGCTAAGAGGACGATAAAGCCGATTATCTCCGCTTTAAAAAAAATAAATATTAAAGTAATAGTAGTTGATGATGGCTCAACTGACAAGACAGAGGAAATTGCCAAAGAAGAAGGGGCAATAGTACTACGCCATAGGAAAAACGAAGGAAAAGGCGCAGCGTTACGTAACGGTTTCAACTATGTAATCTCCAATACTGACTGCGACGCGATAATCACTCTTGATTCCGACGGTCAGCATGACCCCGAAAGCATTCCTAGCTTTATTACTTTGGCATATTCAGATGAAAAGATTGGCGTTGTAGTAGGTAACAGAATGAACCATGCAAAAAATATGCCCAGGATTAGAATATTAACCAATAAATTCATGTCTTGGGCAATCTCCAAACTTTGCCGCCAGGAAATCCCCGATAGCCAGTGTGGCTTTAGATTGGTCAAGTGTCACGTTTTAAAAAACATCAAACTTATGACGTCAAATTTTGAAGTTGAGTCAGAAACGCTGATAAGGGCAAGCCGCCTGGGTTATAAAATTGCCTCTATGCCCATAGAGTCAATTTATTCTAGAAAAATCATCAGTAAAATAAATCCGATTATTGACACCTGTCGTTTTTTCATTTTTATAGCCAAAGAGATATGGATTTCGCTCTTTTAA